One segment of Streptomyces sp. TG1A-8 DNA contains the following:
- a CDS encoding ATP-binding protein — protein sequence MKQSAAKTLGVAALGAAFAAAGAGAANAAPAAPDAAQALDTVTRTLPSEKVVEVLSGTETLNRVEPVAERGVVAAQPVVAKGVATVVPTAESALAHGRVTPVTGLLGGLPVQGLPTRGVSVNGVSLG from the coding sequence ATGAAGCAGTCTGCCGCCAAGACCCTCGGTGTCGCCGCCCTCGGCGCCGCTTTCGCCGCCGCAGGCGCGGGGGCGGCCAACGCGGCCCCGGCCGCCCCGGACGCCGCCCAGGCGCTGGACACCGTCACCAGGACGCTCCCGTCGGAGAAGGTCGTCGAGGTGCTGTCCGGCACCGAGACGCTGAACCGCGTCGAGCCCGTGGCCGAGCGGGGTGTCGTCGCCGCGCAGCCGGTCGTCGCCAAGGGCGTCGCCACCGTGGTGCCGACCGCCGAGAGCGCCCTCGCCCACGGCCGGGTCACGCCCGTCACCGGGCTCCTCGGCGGCCTGCCGGTGCAGGGCCTGCCCACGCGCGGCGTGTCGGTCAACGGCGTTTCACTCGGCTGA
- a CDS encoding PspC domain-containing protein, whose amino-acid sequence MSSLARPTNGRMIGGVCAALARRFGTSATTMRVVFLLSCLLPGPQFVLYIALWILLPTEDGTRSAW is encoded by the coding sequence ATGTCCAGCCTCGCCCGCCCCACCAACGGCCGCATGATCGGCGGAGTGTGCGCCGCGCTGGCCCGCCGCTTCGGCACGTCCGCGACGACGATGCGGGTGGTCTTCCTGCTGTCGTGTCTACTTCCCGGCCCGCAGTTCGTGCTCTACATAGCACTGTGGATCCTGCTGCCCACCGAGGACGGGACGCGCTCCGCCTGGTAG
- a CDS encoding aldehyde dehydrogenase family protein translates to MASAFEYAPAPESRSVVDIAPSYGLFIDGEFAEAAGGQVFKSVSPSTEEVLSEVARAGAEDVDRAVRAARAAFGKWSALPGAERAKYLFRIARIVQERSRELAVLETLDNGKPIRETRDTDLPLVAAHFFYYAGWADKLDHAGFGPHPKPLGVAGQVIPWNFPLLMLAWKVAPALATGNTVVLKPAETTPLSALFFADVCRQAGLPRGVVNILPGYGDAGAALVAHPDVDKVAFTGSTAVGKEIARTVAGTRKKLTLELGGKGANIVFDDAPVDQAVEGIVDGIFFNQGQVCCAGSRLLVQESVHDEVLDALKRRLSTLRLGDPLDKNTDIGAINSAEQLARITALADQGEAEGAERWSPACELPSSGYWFAPTLFTGVTQAHTIARDEIFGPVLSVLTFRTPDEAVAKANNTPYGLSAGIWTEKGSRILAVASRLRAGVVWSNTFNKFDPTSPFGGYKESGFGREGGRHGLEAYLDVR, encoded by the coding sequence ATGGCATCCGCATTCGAGTACGCGCCGGCACCCGAGTCCCGGTCCGTCGTCGACATCGCCCCCTCCTACGGCCTGTTCATCGACGGCGAGTTCGCCGAGGCGGCCGGCGGCCAGGTCTTCAAGAGCGTCTCGCCGTCCACCGAGGAGGTCCTCTCGGAGGTCGCCCGGGCCGGCGCCGAGGACGTCGACCGCGCGGTGCGCGCCGCCCGCGCGGCGTTCGGGAAGTGGTCGGCGCTGCCGGGCGCCGAGCGCGCCAAGTACCTGTTCCGCATCGCCCGCATCGTCCAGGAGCGCAGCCGTGAGCTGGCCGTCCTGGAGACGCTGGACAACGGCAAGCCGATCAGGGAGACCCGCGACACGGACCTCCCGCTGGTCGCCGCGCACTTCTTCTACTACGCGGGCTGGGCCGACAAGCTCGACCACGCCGGTTTCGGCCCGCACCCGAAGCCGCTGGGCGTGGCCGGCCAGGTCATCCCGTGGAACTTCCCGCTGCTGATGCTGGCCTGGAAGGTCGCCCCCGCGCTCGCCACCGGCAACACGGTCGTCCTGAAGCCGGCGGAGACCACGCCCCTGTCCGCGCTCTTCTTCGCCGACGTCTGCCGCCAGGCGGGCCTGCCGAGGGGCGTCGTCAACATCCTCCCCGGCTACGGCGACGCGGGCGCCGCGCTCGTCGCCCACCCGGACGTGGACAAGGTCGCCTTCACGGGCTCCACGGCCGTCGGCAAGGAGATCGCCCGCACGGTCGCGGGCACGCGGAAGAAGCTCACCCTCGAACTGGGCGGCAAGGGCGCCAACATCGTCTTCGACGACGCCCCGGTCGACCAGGCCGTCGAGGGCATCGTCGACGGCATCTTCTTCAACCAGGGCCAGGTCTGCTGCGCGGGCTCGCGCCTGCTGGTCCAGGAGTCGGTCCACGACGAGGTGCTGGACGCCCTCAAGCGCCGCCTGTCCACCCTGCGCCTCGGCGACCCGCTGGACAAGAACACCGACATCGGCGCGATCAACTCCGCCGAGCAGCTGGCCCGGATCACCGCGCTCGCCGACCAGGGCGAGGCGGAGGGCGCCGAACGCTGGTCCCCGGCCTGCGAACTGCCCTCCTCCGGCTACTGGTTCGCACCGACGCTGTTCACGGGCGTCACCCAGGCGCACACCATCGCCCGCGACGAGATCTTCGGCCCGGTGCTGTCCGTCCTGACCTTCCGCACGCCCGACGAGGCGGTCGCCAAGGCGAACAACACCCCGTACGGCCTGTCGGCGGGCATCTGGACGGAGAAGGGCTCCCGCATCCTGGCCGTCGCGAGCAGGCTGCGCGCCGGTGTCGTCTGGTCCAACACGTTCAACAAGTTCGACCCCACCTCGCCGTTCGGCGGCTACAAGGAGTCGGGCTTCGGCCGCGAGGGCGGCCGCCACGGCCTGGAGGCGTACCTCGATGTCCGATAA
- a CDS encoding PH domain-containing protein gives MTTPDHQSPAPPPPVPTAKDRIYRSPLALVAGALLLVLVGWLGFDALFRGHGRTPWLALAGLILVVPLVIAFTFRPAVFAGVDRLRIRNPFRVIVLPWGEIASLRSRYTNEVVTRSGAKYQLWAVPVSLRARRKAARRQTRAAATLRSGSRGGFGRDGLGIPGGYSTSDAFAGPARAESDQIMTDLRDLLERRGGTETARGEVTVRWAYEVVAPAVAGAVLLAVLLATG, from the coding sequence ATGACGACCCCGGACCACCAGTCACCCGCGCCACCGCCCCCGGTGCCCACCGCCAAGGACCGGATCTACCGCTCGCCCCTGGCGCTCGTGGCCGGTGCACTGCTGCTCGTGCTCGTCGGCTGGCTCGGCTTCGACGCGCTGTTCCGCGGCCACGGGCGCACGCCGTGGCTGGCGCTCGCCGGCCTGATCCTCGTCGTGCCGCTGGTGATCGCCTTCACCTTCCGGCCGGCGGTCTTCGCCGGCGTCGACCGGCTGCGGATCCGCAACCCCTTCCGGGTGATCGTCCTGCCCTGGGGCGAGATCGCGTCCCTGCGCTCCCGCTACACCAACGAGGTCGTCACCCGGTCCGGCGCCAAGTACCAGCTGTGGGCCGTCCCCGTCTCGCTGCGCGCCCGCCGGAAGGCGGCCCGCCGCCAGACCCGCGCGGCGGCCACGCTGCGGAGCGGCAGCCGCGGCGGGTTCGGCCGCGACGGCCTCGGCATCCCCGGCGGCTACAGCACCTCCGACGCCTTCGCCGGCCCGGCCCGCGCGGAGTCCGACCAGATCATGACCGACCTGCGCGACCTGCTGGAGCGCCGCGGCGGGACGGAGACGGCCCGGGGCGAGGTCACGGTCCGCTGGGCGTACGAGGTGGTCGCGCCGGCGGTCGCGGGGGCGGTCCTGCTGGCGGTCCTGCTCGCCACGGGCTGA
- a CDS encoding VanZ family protein, whose protein sequence is MQRQGSIGGSAAIRVRATGGVLLVAHLALVAWLTLRPLDVPWVMPANLRPLAGVRADLALGWPAAAGPLGEGLGLLAPLGVLLPVVHGRLAASPLSSLIRTAAAGALLSLGIALLQSGVPGRVVDVDSPLLNTAGVVLAHLAVVPAGRARLRRRLRRGPRPARGAVTPTVQEEPVQGRTPTIPRVGIAP, encoded by the coding sequence GTGCAGCGTCAAGGCTCCATCGGCGGCAGCGCCGCGATCCGCGTCCGTGCGACAGGGGGTGTCCTCCTCGTCGCCCACCTGGCGCTCGTCGCCTGGCTGACGCTGCGGCCCCTCGACGTGCCCTGGGTGATGCCCGCCAACCTGCGCCCGCTGGCCGGCGTCCGCGCGGACCTGGCACTCGGCTGGCCGGCGGCGGCCGGACCGCTCGGCGAGGGGCTGGGGCTGCTCGCCCCGCTCGGCGTGCTGCTGCCGGTGGTCCACGGCAGGCTCGCCGCCTCCCCGCTGTCCTCCCTGATCCGCACGGCGGCTGCGGGGGCGCTGCTCTCCCTGGGCATCGCCCTGCTGCAGAGCGGCGTGCCGGGGCGGGTGGTGGACGTCGACTCGCCGCTGCTGAACACGGCCGGCGTGGTGCTGGCCCACCTGGCGGTGGTGCCCGCGGGCCGCGCCCGACTGCGGCGGCGGCTGCGGCGCGGGCCTCGTCCGGCGCGCGGGGCCGTGACGCCCACCGTGCAGGAGGAGCCGGTTCAGGGACGGACCCCGACGATTCCCAGGGTTGGAATCGCCCCTTAG
- the afsQ1 gene encoding two-component system response regulator AfsQ1, producing the protein MPSLLLIEDDDAIRTALELSLTRQGHRVATAASGEDGLKLLREQRPDLIVLDVMLPGIDGFEVCRRIRRTDQLPIILLTARSDDIDVVVGLESGADDYVVKPVQGRVLDARIRAVLRRGERESSDSATFGGLVIDRSAMTVTKNGEDLQLTPTELRLLLELSRRPGQALSRQQLLRLVWEHDYLGDSRLVDACVQRLRAKVEDVPSSPTLIRTVRGVGYRLDAPQ; encoded by the coding sequence GTGCCTTCCCTGTTGCTGATCGAGGACGACGACGCCATCCGTACGGCCCTGGAGCTCTCCCTGACGCGCCAGGGGCACCGGGTGGCCACCGCTGCCAGCGGTGAGGACGGTCTGAAGCTGCTGCGCGAGCAGCGGCCGGACCTGATCGTGCTGGACGTGATGCTGCCCGGCATCGACGGGTTCGAGGTGTGCCGGCGCATCCGGCGCACCGACCAGTTGCCGATCATCCTGCTGACCGCGCGCAGCGACGACATCGACGTGGTGGTCGGGCTGGAGTCCGGCGCCGACGACTACGTCGTCAAGCCCGTGCAGGGCCGGGTGCTGGACGCCCGGATCCGGGCGGTGCTGCGGCGCGGGGAGCGCGAGTCCAGCGACTCGGCGACCTTCGGCGGCCTCGTCATCGACCGCTCCGCGATGACCGTGACCAAGAACGGCGAGGACCTGCAGCTCACGCCGACCGAGCTGCGGCTGCTGCTGGAGCTGAGCCGGCGGCCCGGACAGGCGCTGTCGCGGCAGCAGTTGCTGCGGCTGGTGTGGGAGCACGACTACCTGGGCGACTCGCGTCTGGTGGACGCGTGCGTGCAGCGGCTGCGCGCCAAGGTGGAGGACGTGCCCTCCTCCCCGACCCTGATCCGCACCGTCCGCGGGGTCGGCTACCGCCTGGACGCGCCTCAGTGA
- a CDS encoding phospho-sugar mutase, giving the protein MHDDLIARATAWLAEDPDPETRDELAGLIRAGDAGELSARFGGTLRFGTAGLRGELGAGPMRMNRAVVIRAAAGLAAYLKKDGRTDGPVVIGYDARHKSADFARDTAAVMTGAGLRAAVLPRPLPTPVLAFAVRHLGAVAGVEVTASHNPPRDNGYKVYLGDGSQIVPPADAEIAAEIDAIASLHDVPRPDGGWETLDDAVLDAYLARTDAVLAAGSPRTARTVYTAMHGVGRDVLLAAFARAGFPEPVLVAEQADPDPDFPTVAFPNPEEPGAMDLAFARARAADPDLVIANDPDADRCAVAVRDGDDWRMLRGDEVGALLAAHLVDRGATGTFAESIVSSSLLGRIAGRAGLPHEETLTGFKWIARVPGLRYGYEEALGYCVDPEGVRDKDGITAALLITELASRLKEEGRTLLDLLDNLAVEHGLHATDQLSVRVQDLSVISDAMRRLREHPPAVLAGLPVTRSEDLSLGAGALPPTDGLRYTLDGARVIVRPSGTEPKLKCYLEVVVPAPAHADLPAARIRAAELLAAVKRDLAAAAGI; this is encoded by the coding sequence GTGCACGACGATCTCATCGCCAGGGCCACCGCATGGCTCGCCGAGGACCCCGACCCGGAGACCCGCGACGAACTCGCCGGGCTGATCCGGGCGGGGGACGCCGGCGAACTCTCCGCGCGCTTCGGCGGCACCCTCCGGTTCGGCACCGCGGGCCTGCGCGGGGAACTGGGCGCCGGCCCGATGCGCATGAACCGCGCCGTCGTCATCCGCGCCGCCGCCGGCCTGGCCGCGTACCTGAAGAAGGACGGCCGGACCGACGGACCCGTCGTCATCGGTTACGACGCCCGCCACAAGTCCGCCGACTTCGCCCGGGACACCGCGGCCGTGATGACCGGCGCGGGCCTGCGCGCGGCGGTCCTGCCCCGCCCGCTGCCCACCCCCGTCCTGGCCTTCGCCGTCCGGCACCTGGGCGCGGTCGCGGGCGTGGAGGTCACCGCCAGCCACAACCCGCCCCGCGACAACGGCTACAAGGTCTACCTGGGCGACGGCTCCCAGATCGTGCCGCCCGCCGACGCGGAGATCGCCGCCGAGATCGACGCCATCGCCTCGCTGCACGACGTGCCCCGCCCGGACGGCGGCTGGGAGACCCTGGACGACGCGGTCCTGGACGCCTATCTGGCCCGCACGGACGCCGTGCTGGCCGCGGGCTCCCCGCGCACGGCCCGTACCGTCTACACGGCGATGCACGGCGTCGGCAGGGACGTCCTGCTGGCCGCCTTCGCCCGCGCCGGCTTTCCCGAGCCGGTGCTGGTCGCCGAGCAGGCCGACCCGGACCCGGACTTCCCGACCGTCGCCTTCCCCAACCCGGAGGAGCCGGGCGCGATGGACCTGGCGTTCGCGCGGGCCCGGGCGGCGGACCCCGACCTGGTCATCGCCAACGACCCGGACGCGGACCGCTGCGCCGTCGCCGTCAGGGACGGGGACGACTGGCGGATGCTGCGCGGCGACGAGGTGGGCGCGCTCCTCGCCGCCCACCTGGTGGACCGCGGGGCGACCGGCACGTTCGCCGAGTCGATCGTCTCCTCCTCCCTGCTGGGCCGCATCGCCGGGAGGGCGGGACTGCCCCACGAGGAGACGCTCACCGGCTTCAAGTGGATCGCCCGCGTGCCGGGCCTGCGCTACGGCTACGAGGAGGCCCTCGGCTACTGCGTGGACCCCGAGGGCGTGCGCGACAAGGACGGCATCACGGCGGCCCTGCTGATCACGGAACTGGCCTCGCGGCTGAAGGAGGAGGGCCGCACCCTCCTCGACCTGCTGGACAACCTCGCCGTGGAGCACGGTCTGCACGCCACCGACCAGTTGTCGGTCCGCGTCCAGGACCTCTCCGTCATCTCCGACGCGATGCGCCGCCTGCGCGAGCACCCGCCGGCCGTGCTGGCGGGCCTGCCCGTCACCCGCTCCGAGGACCTGAGCCTGGGCGCCGGCGCCCTGCCGCCGACTGACGGCCTGCGCTACACCCTGGACGGCGCCCGCGTGATCGTGCGCCCCAGCGGCACCGAGCCGAAACTGAAGTGCTACCTGGAGGTCGTCGTGCCGGCCCCCGCCCACGCCGACCTCCCGGCGGCCCGCATCCGGGCGGCGGAACTGCTCGCCGCCGTCAAGCGGGACCTCGCCGCGGCCGCGGGCATCTGA
- the deoC gene encoding deoxyribose-phosphate aldolase produces the protein MSTTAPHSLADVTASDGTLRRFLHGLPGVDAVGLEARAASLGTRSIKTTAKAYAIDLAISMVDLTTLEGADTPGKVRALGAKAVRPDPTDRTAPATAAVCVYPDMVAVAKEAVAGSGVKVASVATAFPAGRAALGVKLADVRDAVAAGADEIDMVIDRGAFLAGRYLKVHDEIVAVKEACGTSARLKVIFETGELSTYDNIRRASWLGMLAGADFIKTSTGKVAVNATPANTLLMLEAVRDFRAQTGVQVGVKPAGGIRTSKDAVKFLVLVNETAGEDWLDDHWFRFGASSLLNDLLMQRQKLATGRYSGPDYVTVD, from the coding sequence ATGTCCACCACCGCACCCCACTCACTCGCCGACGTCACCGCGTCCGACGGCACGCTGCGCCGCTTCCTCCACGGGCTGCCCGGCGTCGACGCGGTCGGCCTGGAGGCACGCGCCGCGTCCCTCGGCACCCGTTCCATCAAGACCACCGCGAAGGCCTACGCCATCGACCTCGCCATCTCGATGGTCGACCTGACGACGCTGGAAGGCGCGGACACCCCGGGCAAGGTCCGGGCGCTCGGCGCCAAGGCGGTGCGTCCCGACCCGACGGACCGGACGGCCCCCGCCACCGCGGCCGTCTGCGTCTACCCCGACATGGTGGCCGTCGCCAAGGAGGCCGTCGCCGGCTCCGGGGTGAAGGTCGCCTCGGTCGCCACCGCCTTCCCGGCCGGCCGCGCCGCCCTCGGCGTCAAGCTGGCCGACGTGCGCGACGCCGTCGCCGCGGGCGCCGACGAGATCGACATGGTCATCGACCGGGGCGCGTTCCTTGCGGGCAGGTACCTGAAGGTCCACGACGAGATCGTCGCCGTGAAGGAGGCCTGCGGCACCAGTGCCCGGCTGAAGGTCATCTTCGAGACCGGCGAGCTGTCGACGTACGACAACATCCGCCGGGCGAGCTGGCTGGGCATGCTGGCGGGCGCCGACTTCATCAAGACGTCCACCGGCAAGGTCGCCGTCAACGCGACGCCCGCCAACACCCTGCTGATGCTGGAGGCGGTGCGCGACTTCCGCGCCCAGACCGGCGTCCAGGTCGGCGTGAAGCCCGCGGGCGGCATCCGCACGAGCAAGGACGCGGTCAAGTTCCTGGTCCTGGTCAACGAGACCGCGGGCGAGGACTGGCTGGACGACCACTGGTTCCGCTTCGGCGCCTCCTCACTGCTCAACGACCTGCTGATGCAGCGTCAGAAGCTGGCCACCGGCCGCTACTCCGGCCCCGACTACGTGACGGTGGACTGA
- a CDS encoding uridine kinase — protein MSLHLPSSARVVLLCGPSGSGKSLVAARSGLPVLRLDDFYKEGGDPTLPLVDGSSDIDWDHPLSWDADVAVEAITRLCATGSTSVPVYDIALSARTGAETLSIGRTPLFIAEGIFAAEIVGRCRDLGVLADALCLTRGPVTTFRRRFLRDLKEGRKSVPFLLRRGWRLMRAERTIVARQVSLGAHPCDRDEALDRLAAAGRRAPGHAPGRASEQAPAQAS, from the coding sequence GTGAGCCTTCATCTCCCGTCCTCCGCCCGCGTCGTGCTGCTGTGCGGCCCCTCGGGCTCGGGCAAGTCCCTCGTCGCCGCCCGTTCCGGGCTCCCCGTGCTGCGCCTCGACGACTTCTACAAGGAGGGCGGCGACCCGACGCTGCCACTGGTGGACGGGAGTTCGGACATCGACTGGGACCATCCGCTGTCGTGGGACGCGGACGTCGCGGTCGAGGCGATCACCCGGCTGTGCGCCACGGGATCGACGTCCGTGCCGGTGTACGACATCGCGCTCAGCGCCCGCACCGGCGCGGAGACGCTGAGCATCGGCCGCACCCCGCTGTTCATCGCGGAGGGCATCTTCGCCGCGGAGATCGTCGGGCGCTGCCGGGACCTCGGGGTGCTGGCGGACGCGCTCTGCCTGACCCGCGGACCGGTCACCACCTTCCGCCGGCGCTTCCTGCGGGACCTGAAGGAGGGCCGCAAGTCGGTGCCCTTCCTGCTGCGCCGCGGCTGGCGGCTGATGCGCGCCGAGCGCACGATCGTCGCCCGCCAGGTCTCCCTGGGCGCCCACCCCTGCGACCGGGACGAGGCGCTGGACCGGCTGGCGGCGGCCGGGCGGCGCGCCCCCGGACACGCCCCCGGGCGGGCGTCCGAGCAGGCACCGGCGCAGGCGTCGTAG
- a CDS encoding SigE family RNA polymerase sigma factor translates to MNTPHGMSTSAVVTRLHDVHRGPEKAGTGGSTSLIERGREPGAGRGCARGTGRQHTGCMTVVDAQTEGTHEGTAYGEDPGERRSQAEAEFTAYVQERRASLYATAYHLTGDRFEAEDLLQSALFSTYRAWDRISDKAAVGGYLRRTMTNLHISAWRRRKLNEYPTEELPETPGGTDAMRGTELRAVLWQALARLPEPQRTMLVLRYYEGRTDPEIADILGISVGTVKSSIWRSLRRLREDQVLSFGRDEEDAFGELVA, encoded by the coding sequence ATGAACACGCCGCACGGCATGAGCACCAGCGCAGTGGTCACGCGTCTGCACGACGTGCACCGGGGGCCCGAGAAGGCCGGCACCGGTGGGAGCACCTCCCTGATCGAGCGGGGCCGGGAGCCCGGCGCGGGACGGGGGTGCGCCCGCGGTACCGGGCGTCAGCACACCGGTTGCATGACGGTGGTCGACGCGCAGACGGAGGGGACGCACGAGGGAACCGCGTACGGGGAGGACCCGGGGGAGCGCCGTTCGCAGGCGGAGGCGGAGTTCACCGCCTACGTCCAGGAACGCCGCGCCTCCCTGTACGCCACCGCCTACCACCTGACCGGTGACCGCTTCGAGGCCGAGGACCTGCTGCAGAGCGCGCTGTTCTCGACCTACCGGGCGTGGGACCGCATCAGCGACAAGGCGGCCGTCGGCGGATACCTCCGCCGCACCATGACCAACCTGCACATCAGCGCCTGGCGGCGGCGCAAGCTCAACGAGTACCCGACCGAGGAACTGCCGGAGACGCCCGGCGGGACGGACGCGATGCGCGGCACCGAGCTGCGCGCGGTCCTGTGGCAGGCGCTGGCCCGGCTGCCCGAGCCGCAGCGCACCATGCTGGTCCTGCGCTACTACGAGGGCCGCACGGACCCGGAGATCGCGGACATACTCGGCATCAGCGTCGGCACGGTGAAGTCCAGCATCTGGCGCTCGCTGCGCCGGCTGCGCGAGGACCAGGTCCTCAGCTTCGGCCGTGACGAGGAGGACGCCTTCGGCGAACTGGTCGCCTGA
- a CDS encoding aldehyde dehydrogenase family protein has product MSDKTEKIEKTGRLSVPKTYKLYVGGKFPRSESGRVYEVTDSQGKWLANAPLSSRKDARDAVVAARRAFGGWSGATAYNRGQVLYRVAEMLEGRRDQFVREVAAAEGLSKPRAAVVVDAAVDRWVWYAGWTDKIAQVIGGANPVAGPFFNLSSPEPTGVVAVLAPQESSFLGLVSVVAPVIATGNTAVVVACAKAPLPALSLGEVLATSDVPGGVVNVLSGRTAEIAAPLAAHQDVNAIDLAGADEALAKELEIAAADNLKRVLRPQAVDYFETPGTERMTAFLETKTVWHPTGALGASGSSY; this is encoded by the coding sequence ATGTCCGATAAGACGGAAAAGATCGAAAAGACCGGGCGGCTCTCCGTCCCCAAGACCTACAAGCTGTACGTCGGCGGGAAGTTCCCGCGTTCCGAGAGCGGCCGGGTGTACGAGGTGACGGACTCGCAGGGCAAGTGGCTGGCCAACGCGCCCCTCTCCTCCCGCAAGGACGCCCGGGACGCGGTCGTGGCCGCGCGCAGGGCGTTCGGCGGCTGGTCCGGCGCGACGGCGTACAACCGGGGCCAGGTCCTGTACCGGGTCGCGGAGATGCTGGAGGGCCGCCGCGACCAGTTCGTGCGCGAGGTGGCCGCCGCGGAGGGCCTGTCGAAGCCGAGGGCGGCGGTGGTCGTCGACGCGGCCGTGGACCGCTGGGTCTGGTACGCGGGCTGGACCGACAAGATCGCGCAGGTGATCGGCGGTGCCAACCCGGTCGCGGGCCCGTTCTTCAACCTCTCCTCCCCGGAGCCGACCGGCGTGGTCGCCGTGCTGGCCCCGCAGGAGTCGTCCTTCCTCGGCCTGGTCTCCGTCGTCGCCCCGGTGATCGCCACCGGCAACACCGCGGTCGTCGTGGCCTGTGCGAAGGCCCCGCTGCCCGCCCTCTCCCTGGGCGAGGTGCTGGCCACCTCCGACGTCCCCGGCGGCGTGGTCAACGTCCTGTCCGGGCGCACGGCGGAGATCGCCGCACCGCTGGCCGCGCACCAGGACGTCAACGCGATCGACCTCGCGGGCGCCGACGAGGCGCTGGCGAAGGAACTGGAGATCGCGGCGGCGGACAACCTCAAGCGGGTCCTGCGCCCACAGGCCGTGGACTACTTCGAGACGCCCGGCACCGAGCGCATGACGGCGTTCCTGGAGACCAAGACGGTCTGGCACCCGACGGGGGCGCTGGGCGCCTCGGGTTCGTCGTACTGA
- a CDS encoding cell wall metabolism sensor histidine kinase WalK, with the protein MTDTQEDSRGRAAGRGGSLSRLRLTSLRLRLVVVFALVALTAAVSASAIAYWLNREAVLTRAQDAVLRDFEQEMQNRAGALPVHPTQDELQRTAGQMAVSSQRFSVLLAGRDANGKTVYGNSGALNGFSLGDVPASLRTAVNRRQEVTGSNRSPYHLYWQRVDDHGTPYLVAGTRLVGGGPTGYMAKSLEPEAKDLNSLAWSLGIATALALIGAALLAQAAATTVLKPVHRLGVAARRLGEGRLDTRLRVSGTDELADLSRTFNNAAEALEKRVADMAARDEASRRFVADMSHELRTPLTAITAVTEVLEEELESEAGGIDPMVEPAVRLVVSETRRLNDLVENLMEVTRFDAGTARLVLDDVDIADQITACIDARAWLDAVELDAERGIHSRLDPRRLDVILANLIGNALKHGGSPVRVSVRIDGDDLVVAVRDHGPGIPEDVLPHVFDRFYKASASRPRSEGSGLGLSIALENAHIHGGGITAANSPDGGAVFTLRLPRDAARLAEGGGEAGDDGTDGRHGQDARLPRHDGRGGHGEDGGAGRAGAPGEEGT; encoded by the coding sequence GTGACCGACACGCAGGAGGACTCGCGCGGCCGGGCCGCGGGGCGCGGGGGGAGTCTGTCGCGGCTGCGCCTGACCAGCCTCAGGCTGCGGCTGGTCGTGGTGTTCGCGCTGGTCGCGCTGACGGCCGCGGTGTCGGCGTCGGCCATCGCGTACTGGCTGAACCGGGAGGCGGTGCTCACCCGCGCCCAGGACGCGGTGCTGCGCGACTTCGAGCAGGAGATGCAGAACCGGGCGGGCGCGCTGCCGGTGCACCCCACGCAGGACGAACTGCAGCGCACGGCGGGCCAGATGGCGGTCAGCAGCCAGCGCTTCAGCGTGCTGCTGGCCGGCCGGGACGCGAACGGCAAGACGGTGTACGGCAACTCGGGGGCCCTGAACGGGTTCTCGCTGGGGGACGTGCCCGCGTCGCTGCGCACCGCGGTGAACAGGCGGCAGGAGGTGACCGGGAGCAACAGGTCGCCGTACCACCTGTACTGGCAGCGGGTGGACGACCACGGCACGCCCTACCTGGTGGCCGGCACCCGGCTCGTCGGCGGCGGTCCGACGGGCTACATGGCCAAGTCCCTGGAGCCGGAGGCGAAGGACCTCAACTCGCTGGCCTGGTCGCTGGGCATCGCCACCGCCCTCGCGCTGATCGGCGCCGCGCTGCTCGCGCAGGCCGCCGCCACGACCGTGCTGAAGCCGGTGCACCGGCTCGGGGTGGCCGCCCGGCGGCTCGGCGAGGGCCGGCTGGACACCCGGCTGAGGGTGTCGGGCACGGACGAACTCGCCGACCTGTCCAGGACGTTCAACAACGCGGCCGAGGCGCTGGAGAAGCGGGTCGCCGACATGGCCGCGCGCGACGAGGCCTCCCGCCGGTTCGTCGCCGACATGAGCCACGAGCTGCGCACGCCGCTGACCGCCATCACCGCCGTGACGGAGGTGCTGGAGGAGGAGCTGGAGTCCGAGGCCGGGGGCATCGACCCGATGGTCGAACCGGCGGTGCGGCTCGTCGTCAGCGAGACCCGGCGGCTGAACGACCTGGTCGAGAACCTGATGGAGGTCACCCGCTTCGACGCGGGCACCGCCCGCCTGGTCCTCGACGACGTCGACATCGCCGACCAGATCACCGCGTGCATCGACGCCCGCGCCTGGCTGGACGCCGTCGAACTGGACGCCGAGCGCGGCATCCATTCCCGGCTCGATCCGCGCCGCCTGGACGTCATACTGGCCAACCTGATCGGCAACGCGCTCAAGCACGGCGGATCGCCGGTGCGGGTGTCGGTGCGCATCGACGGCGACGACCTGGTCGTCGCGGTGCGCGACCACGGGCCCGGCATCCCCGAGGACGTCCTGCCGCACGTCTTCGACCGCTTCTACAAGGCCAGCGCCTCCCGGCCGCGCTCCGAGGGCAGCGGCCTGGGCCTGTCCATCGCCTTGGAGAACGCCCACATCCACGGCGGCGGGATCACCGCCGCCAACTCCCCCGACGGCGGTGCCGTGTTCACGCTGCGGCTGCCGCGGGACGCCGCGCGGCTGGCCGAGGGGGGCGGGGAGGCCGGCGACGACGGCACGGACGGCCGTCACGGCCAGGACGCCCGGCTCCCCCGGCACGACGGCCGCGGCGGACACGGGGAGGACGGGGGCGCCGGCCGGGCCGGGGCCCCGGGGGAGGAGGGGACGTGA